In Shumkonia mesophila, a single genomic region encodes these proteins:
- a CDS encoding tyrosine-type recombinase/integrase, whose translation MNDKAAIPITPFAAWPEAERARWAESPTVGRWSKGYARRMARGYGRFLAFLKIRPERIASSTIADYEAFLASRLATSSVASYLIDLYYALCVVQPDADWLWLWKSVRLPLAQPPKSPTQPSPVRSRRDTRLDCWSVEHRRCWQAALAAGPRLGMFKTRKERNATSQANADRSSPWSSVPLHLLTPIRRKALERGWCRWLAWARTAANSQEMPTPEALNGFVATCERRKNAPVTIATYVGQVYRVAAELWPDVDWRWLKRDWLALENIAEPSRDKWSKFVPIDELYELGIRLMVEAMEEAPTLRTATKFRDGYLVALLALRPKRASNIAEIEVGTNLAFGSDGLPNQLWWSRTKNGDESSLPYPTAILGKFHRLWWDRYRPKLVAAGSEDQHLWIGRFGRPLSSDDIWRRVTHWTRKRLDRPVGPQGFRTNYATSMAIEEGRLLPFVRVMLDHRDPRSIAHYQLISESFRAGRALDEASNQLIAAVGPRLRNRRRPGPTLRTS comes from the coding sequence ATGAACGATAAAGCAGCGATCCCGATCACTCCCTTTGCCGCCTGGCCCGAGGCTGAGCGTGCCCGGTGGGCGGAATCTCCGACGGTCGGGCGATGGTCAAAAGGCTATGCTCGGCGCATGGCCCGGGGATATGGTCGGTTTCTGGCATTCCTCAAGATACGGCCGGAAAGGATCGCCTCGTCAACGATTGCCGACTATGAAGCTTTCTTGGCTTCACGTTTGGCGACCTCATCCGTGGCGAGCTACTTGATCGATCTCTACTATGCTCTTTGCGTCGTGCAACCGGATGCTGACTGGCTCTGGCTTTGGAAAAGCGTGCGGTTGCCCCTCGCGCAACCGCCAAAAAGTCCGACGCAGCCAAGCCCTGTCCGGTCACGCCGTGACACAAGGCTAGACTGCTGGAGCGTGGAACATCGGCGATGCTGGCAGGCAGCCCTCGCCGCCGGTCCCCGTCTTGGTATGTTCAAAACCCGAAAAGAGAGAAACGCGACATCACAGGCCAACGCAGACAGGTCATCCCCTTGGTCCTCGGTGCCGCTGCATCTGCTGACGCCCATTCGTCGCAAGGCTCTCGAAAGGGGATGGTGCCGCTGGCTGGCCTGGGCGAGAACCGCCGCCAACAGCCAGGAAATGCCCACTCCCGAAGCGTTGAACGGGTTCGTCGCCACCTGTGAGAGGAGAAAGAATGCGCCTGTGACGATCGCCACCTATGTGGGCCAAGTCTATCGGGTCGCCGCCGAGCTCTGGCCCGATGTCGATTGGCGATGGCTCAAGCGCGACTGGTTGGCGTTGGAGAACATCGCTGAGCCGTCCCGCGACAAATGGTCAAAATTCGTGCCGATCGATGAGTTGTACGAACTCGGGATTCGATTGATGGTAGAAGCGATGGAAGAGGCTCCCACACTGCGGACGGCCACGAAGTTCCGTGACGGCTATTTAGTCGCCCTCCTCGCGTTGCGACCCAAGAGGGCATCAAACATCGCGGAGATCGAAGTGGGCACCAACCTTGCCTTCGGAAGCGACGGTCTGCCGAATCAGTTGTGGTGGTCGCGAACGAAGAACGGAGATGAATCCTCTCTCCCCTACCCCACAGCCATTCTCGGAAAGTTCCATCGCCTGTGGTGGGACCGATACAGGCCAAAGTTGGTCGCCGCAGGTTCCGAAGACCAACACCTCTGGATCGGCCGCTTCGGCAGGCCATTGTCCTCAGACGACATTTGGCGACGCGTCACCCACTGGACCAGGAAGCGGCTTGATCGCCCGGTCGGGCCCCAAGGCTTCCGGACCAACTATGCAACCAGCATGGCGATCGAGGAGGGACGGCTCCTGCCGTTCGTGCGTGTCATGCTGGACCATCGCGATCCACGATCGATAGCGCATTACCAGTTGATTTCCGAATCCTTCAGAGCTGGGAGGGCTCTCGACGAGGCCAGCAACCAGCTCATCGCAGCCGTCGGACCAAGGTTGCGGAACCGCCGGCGGCCCGGTCCCACGCTTCGGACTTCCTGA
- a CDS encoding Fic family protein → MATPPEKLADSLDALRQLQNRGVVAIRAVDLSRVNRERLLNNGFIQEVMKGWYIPARPDETAGESTTWYASFWAFCAAYLRERFGTEWSLSPEQSLSLHAGNYAVPRQLLVRSPKARNRATALPHGTSVFDMRAALPSEKDVEEREGLRLFSLPAALIASASGFFASNSTDARAVLATVRDGSEVLNRLLEGGHSTIAGRLAGAFRNVGRDRIADDILKTMRSAGYAVREQDPFASRIDLVFPRREASPYAARIRLMWQQMRDTAIERFPAPVGQPNDIEAYMKRVQEAYVADAYHSLSIEGYRVSPELIERVRSGTWNPDNNEQDREHRNALAARGYWLAYQAVQKSLYRVLRGENPGVVADEDHGTWYREMFSPSVTAGLLRPADLAGYRNGPVHIRRSMHIPPNSEAVRDAMPVFFEILAEETEPSVRVVLGHFVFVYIHPYTDGNGRTGRFLMNVMLAAAGYPWTVIPVQRRNEYMAALEEASVRQDIAPFVDFLSQLVEEGARGRSVVEAATTGLPPGP, encoded by the coding sequence ATGGCGACCCCACCGGAGAAACTGGCCGACTCCCTTGATGCGCTGAGACAACTCCAGAACCGCGGCGTTGTGGCGATCCGCGCCGTTGACCTTTCGCGCGTTAACCGGGAACGCCTGCTGAATAATGGCTTCATCCAAGAGGTCATGAAGGGCTGGTACATACCGGCTCGCCCAGACGAAACGGCCGGTGAAAGCACGACCTGGTACGCCTCGTTTTGGGCTTTCTGCGCTGCCTATCTGCGTGAGCGTTTCGGCACCGAGTGGTCGCTCTCGCCCGAACAGTCACTTTCTCTGCATGCCGGGAACTATGCCGTCCCGCGCCAACTTCTGGTTCGCTCGCCCAAAGCCAGAAACAGGGCCACGGCGCTTCCCCACGGAACTTCCGTTTTCGATATGCGCGCAGCGCTGCCTTCGGAGAAAGACGTCGAGGAAAGGGAGGGGCTGCGGCTCTTCTCGCTGCCGGCCGCCCTGATTGCCAGTGCTTCCGGATTCTTCGCGAGCAATTCCACAGACGCGCGTGCGGTGCTGGCAACGGTGCGTGACGGATCGGAAGTGCTCAACCGCCTTCTGGAAGGCGGGCACAGCACTATAGCCGGACGCCTTGCGGGTGCCTTCCGCAATGTCGGGCGTGACCGCATTGCAGACGACATCCTCAAGACCATGCGCAGCGCAGGCTACGCCGTGCGCGAACAGGATCCCTTCGCAAGCCGGATCGATCTTGTCTTTCCTCGGCGTGAAGCCTCCCCCTACGCCGCACGCATACGCCTGATGTGGCAGCAAATGCGTGACACGGCGATCGAACGGTTTCCAGCACCTGTGGGGCAGCCGAACGATATCGAAGCCTATATGAAGCGGGTGCAGGAGGCTTATGTCGCCGACGCCTATCATTCATTGTCGATCGAAGGCTATCGCGTCAGTCCCGAGTTGATCGAGCGTGTGCGGAGTGGAACCTGGAATCCAGACAACAACGAGCAGGACCGCGAGCACCGCAACGCGCTTGCTGCGCGGGGTTACTGGCTCGCCTATCAAGCTGTGCAGAAGAGCCTTTACCGCGTATTGCGCGGCGAGAATCCTGGCGTCGTTGCTGACGAAGATCACGGCACTTGGTATAGGGAGATGTTTTCACCAAGCGTAACGGCGGGTCTGTTGCGGCCTGCCGATCTAGCCGGATACCGCAACGGGCCTGTTCATATCCGACGGTCGATGCATATCCCGCCGAACAGTGAGGCCGTGCGTGATGCCATGCCGGTCTTCTTCGAGATCCTCGCTGAGGAAACGGAACCGTCGGTACGGGTGGTGCTCGGGCATTTCGTCTTCGTCTACATTCATCCGTATACAGACGGAAACGGGCGCACCGGCAGGTTTCTGATGAACGTCATGCTGGCAGCGGCCGGCTACCCATGGACCGTGATTCCAGTCCAGCGCCGGAATGAGTACATGGCAGCGCTCGAGGAAGCGAGTGTCAGGCAAGACATCGCACCATTCGTCGATTTCCTCTCGCAACTCGTTGAGGAGGGCGCACGTGGGAGAAGCGTTGTCGAAGCAGCGACGACCGGACTTCCTCCCGGCCCATAA
- a CDS encoding diheme cytochrome c, which yields MTMRLVLSLAALLLAAGPALADGGVPPVADPLVKKECGACHMAFQPALLPARSWSQMMATLDDHFGEDASLPAETAAAIGAYLTAHAGDAASGGRAGKFMRWVAPGGAPQRITENPYFQRKHPFPDSVWRDPKVVTKSNCPACHLGADQGWYDDD from the coding sequence ATGACCATGCGCCTCGTCCTGTCACTGGCCGCGCTCCTGCTGGCCGCCGGCCCCGCGCTTGCCGACGGCGGCGTGCCCCCGGTCGCCGACCCGCTGGTCAAGAAGGAATGCGGCGCCTGCCACATGGCCTTCCAGCCCGCCCTGCTTCCGGCCCGATCCTGGAGCCAAATGATGGCGACCCTCGACGATCATTTCGGCGAGGACGCCAGCCTGCCTGCCGAAACCGCCGCCGCCATCGGCGCCTATCTGACGGCCCATGCCGGCGACGCCGCCAGCGGCGGCCGGGCCGGCAAGTTCATGCGATGGGTGGCGCCCGGCGGCGCGCCCCAGCGCATCACCGAGAATCCCTATTTCCAGCGAAAGCACCCCTTCCCGGACAGCGTCTGGCGGGACCCCAAGGTGGTGACGAAATCCAATTGCCCGGCCTGCCACCTCGGTGCCGATCAGGGCTGGTACGACGACGACTAG
- a CDS encoding DUF1924 domain-containing protein, with the protein MIRPLLIAAALVALPAIAAAGDARRDTILAEYAALARKADAAFAGFSAERGEALFRTPWAGGDARTPACTACHTGDPTKPGRNAKTGRPIDPVAVSANPQRFTDMAEVEKQFGRDCKSVLGRPCTPREKGDYVTFMAGR; encoded by the coding sequence ATGATCCGTCCGCTGTTGATCGCCGCCGCCCTCGTCGCCCTGCCTGCAATCGCCGCCGCCGGCGACGCCCGCCGCGACACCATCCTCGCCGAGTATGCCGCACTGGCCCGCAAGGCCGACGCCGCCTTCGCCGGCTTCTCGGCCGAGCGCGGAGAGGCCCTGTTCCGCACCCCATGGGCCGGCGGCGACGCGCGCACGCCCGCCTGCACCGCCTGCCACACCGGCGATCCGACGAAGCCGGGGCGGAACGCCAAGACCGGACGGCCGATCGACCCGGTGGCGGTGTCGGCCAATCCGCAGCGGTTCACCGACATGGCCGAGGTGGAAAAGCAGTTCGGGCGCGACTGCAAGAGCGTGCTGGGCCGGCCCTGCACCCCGCGCGAAAAGGGCGACTACGTCACCTTCATGGCGGGACGATGA
- a CDS encoding mandelate racemase/muconate lactonizing enzyme family protein, with the protein MGTIRSIEVCVARVPLANSVTFSTRNVQAREYCLVRVTSAEGHVGLGYSYAVNTSGRILAAAVEEAFAPRLIGQDSLRVEGLWRELYQEALLIGRTGAVMRALSALDIALWDLNARSVGLPLYKYLGAVVTDKVPAYGSGGYYMAGKSNDDLAAEMMAFVKDGYDAVKIKVGRLSPALEEERLRVVREAIGPDINLMLDANNAWADLPTAMRFIERFEKYSPYWIEEPFLPDDIDSHAALARRTSIMVATGEIEAGRWRFKEILDKGAAHILQTDSIVCGGISEFRKIAATAASYGVPVAPHAWHDIHVHVAAATSNALYVEFMPDDHIVNFRNLIDVQIEAKDGHLLLPDRPGLGFSFDPAAIDRYGVRVGESATPWVRIG; encoded by the coding sequence GTGGGAACGATACGAAGCATCGAAGTGTGCGTGGCCCGGGTTCCACTGGCCAATTCCGTCACCTTTTCAACCCGGAACGTGCAGGCACGCGAGTACTGCCTCGTGCGGGTGACCTCGGCGGAAGGTCATGTCGGCCTCGGCTACAGCTATGCCGTCAACACCTCCGGGCGCATCCTGGCGGCGGCCGTCGAGGAAGCCTTCGCGCCCCGGCTGATCGGCCAGGATTCCTTGAGGGTGGAAGGACTGTGGCGGGAGCTTTATCAGGAGGCCCTGCTGATCGGCCGGACCGGTGCCGTCATGCGCGCGCTGAGTGCCCTCGACATCGCGCTGTGGGATCTCAACGCGCGCAGCGTCGGGCTTCCGCTCTACAAGTACCTGGGCGCGGTCGTGACGGATAAGGTGCCGGCCTACGGTAGCGGCGGCTATTACATGGCCGGCAAGTCGAACGACGATTTGGCCGCCGAAATGATGGCCTTCGTGAAGGACGGCTATGACGCCGTCAAGATCAAGGTGGGACGCCTGAGCCCGGCTCTGGAGGAAGAACGTCTTCGCGTGGTGCGCGAGGCGATCGGTCCCGACATCAACTTAATGTTGGATGCCAACAATGCCTGGGCGGACCTGCCGACGGCCATGCGCTTTATCGAGCGCTTCGAGAAATACAGCCCCTACTGGATCGAGGAACCGTTCCTGCCCGACGACATCGACAGTCACGCTGCCCTGGCGCGGCGGACCTCGATCATGGTGGCGACCGGCGAGATTGAAGCTGGGCGCTGGCGGTTCAAGGAAATCCTCGACAAGGGCGCGGCCCACATCCTGCAGACCGACTCCATCGTCTGCGGGGGAATCTCGGAATTCCGCAAGATCGCCGCGACGGCGGCCAGCTACGGCGTTCCGGTCGCGCCGCACGCCTGGCACGACATTCATGTGCACGTGGCGGCAGCCACCAGCAATGCGCTCTATGTCGAGTTCATGCCCGACGATCACATCGTCAATTTCCGCAACCTGATAGACGTCCAGATCGAGGCCAAGGACGGCCATCTCCTGCTCCCCGACCGCCCGGGTCTCGGCTTCTCGTTCGATCCCGCGGCCATCGACCGTTACGGCGTGCGTGTTGGCGAATCAGCCACACCGTGGGTCCGAATCGGCTGA
- a CDS encoding TRAP transporter permease, with product MSLFDKALRPTIFAICLAMSGYHLLATQFRFMSPVENQNIHLGFSFAVLFLGLVATKKALSARVLYLLLALLGVAATTYIQVNYLDLVDMAGFLRLQDAIVGVLLIVLAIEASRCQFGWVIPIMTVCAILYMLFGPYMPGILHHGGFSVQRTIASVTTTFNGIYGSLLDVSATFIIIFMIFGGLLNATGAGKFFMDLACSVGSRFRAGPALAAVISSAIMGSINGSAVANVATTGAVTIPLMKRSGFKPEFAGAVEAAASTGGMFLPPIMGVGAFIMSELTGIAYIDIVIAATIPGILYYFLVGVSVCIRANKDGVSLGVFSDLEPAGRILMRRGYYFIPIIVVLYYMVIGYSPMTAGLYAIYWLVGIHFLVTALTTPKRFLQKAFWMEMADGLVDGAKNGATVAAILAAVGIMIQAIIATGLAHRFLFQVLALASSVEVGLLMTMGLALFFGMGVPTTASYILLAILVAPFLVKLGGPLLAVHLFIYYYTIIANITPPVGSAAIVASRMADSNYMKTCLISIRLAMVALIMPFLFVWNPGLLAQGPWYGILEVTLTATVGLVAIAGFWEGYLFCPTRSAERVLMLVGGSLLVLPLPLYATAIGAGLFAYALVTQWRRSKAMQVAALKQAPII from the coding sequence ATGTCTCTTTTCGATAAGGCCCTCAGGCCTACCATTTTCGCAATCTGTCTGGCGATGTCGGGGTATCACCTTCTCGCCACGCAATTCAGGTTCATGTCGCCGGTCGAGAACCAGAACATTCACCTTGGATTTTCTTTCGCCGTTCTCTTCCTGGGCCTGGTGGCGACGAAGAAGGCCCTCTCGGCCCGGGTTCTGTACCTTCTCCTCGCGCTGCTTGGCGTCGCGGCCACGACCTACATCCAGGTGAACTACCTGGATCTCGTCGACATGGCGGGCTTCTTGCGGCTTCAGGACGCCATCGTCGGCGTCCTTCTAATCGTCCTGGCGATCGAGGCCAGCCGGTGCCAATTCGGCTGGGTCATCCCGATCATGACGGTGTGCGCCATCCTCTACATGCTGTTCGGCCCCTACATGCCGGGCATTCTCCACCATGGCGGTTTCTCGGTCCAAAGAACGATCGCCTCGGTGACGACCACGTTCAACGGTATTTACGGCAGCCTGCTCGACGTCTCGGCGACCTTCATCATCATCTTCATGATCTTCGGCGGCCTTCTCAACGCAACCGGCGCCGGCAAGTTCTTCATGGATCTGGCGTGCAGCGTCGGTAGTCGGTTCCGCGCCGGTCCGGCCCTGGCGGCGGTCATCAGCAGCGCCATCATGGGTTCGATCAACGGCAGTGCCGTCGCCAACGTGGCGACGACGGGCGCGGTGACAATCCCACTCATGAAGAGAAGCGGCTTTAAGCCGGAGTTCGCCGGCGCGGTCGAGGCTGCAGCATCCACCGGCGGTATGTTCCTGCCCCCGATCATGGGGGTCGGCGCCTTCATCATGTCGGAGCTGACCGGCATCGCCTACATCGACATCGTCATCGCCGCCACCATTCCGGGCATTCTCTACTATTTCTTGGTTGGCGTTTCGGTGTGCATACGGGCCAATAAGGATGGTGTCAGTTTGGGGGTTTTCTCGGACCTCGAACCGGCCGGACGCATCCTGATGCGGCGCGGCTATTACTTCATCCCGATCATCGTCGTCCTCTACTACATGGTCATTGGCTACTCGCCGATGACGGCTGGCCTTTATGCCATCTACTGGCTGGTGGGCATCCACTTCTTGGTTACGGCGTTGACCACTCCCAAACGGTTTCTGCAGAAGGCCTTCTGGATGGAGATGGCCGACGGCCTGGTCGACGGTGCGAAGAATGGGGCCACGGTGGCAGCCATCCTCGCCGCCGTCGGCATCATGATCCAGGCGATCATCGCGACCGGTCTGGCTCACCGCTTCCTGTTCCAGGTCCTGGCCCTGGCATCCTCCGTCGAGGTCGGGCTCCTGATGACGATGGGACTTGCGCTTTTCTTCGGGATGGGCGTGCCGACCACGGCGAGCTACATCCTGCTGGCCATTCTCGTGGCGCCTTTCCTGGTCAAGCTGGGCGGCCCTCTGCTGGCCGTTCACCTCTTCATTTACTATTACACGATCATCGCCAACATCACGCCGCCGGTTGGCAGCGCTGCTATTGTCGCGTCGCGCATGGCTGATTCCAACTACATGAAAACCTGCTTGATCTCTATTCGGCTGGCCATGGTGGCGCTGATCATGCCGTTCCTGTTCGTCTGGAACCCGGGCCTACTTGCCCAAGGCCCGTGGTACGGCATTCTCGAAGTGACTTTGACGGCGACGGTCGGGCTCGTTGCCATCGCCGGCTTCTGGGAGGGCTATCTGTTTTGCCCGACACGCAGCGCCGAACGTGTCTTGATGTTGGTCGGGGGAAGTCTGTTGGTGTTGCCGCTGCCTCTTTACGCGACGGCCATTGGAGCGGGGTTGTTCGCCTACGCGCTGGTCACCCAGTGGCGGCGCAGCAAGGCGATGCAGGTGGCCGCCCTCAAACAGGCGCCGATCATCTGA
- a CDS encoding TAXI family TRAP transporter solute-binding subunit has translation MVKSSIQRMMFVAALGAVGTMAAVSGAAAADDWKAVKGDVRWASASMGSTTQVLLSGVEAVLKGVLPNVRMSVLTTSGSVENPRLLEAGETELAGVNSDSAWQASTGMKPYGKPIEMQMVLTAYGNTVIFLTRPDSGIKKMEDLAGHPVSVGPSGSGGYKLAYSVLAHGYDLWGKIKPYYIAYNDQISALRDGTIDAMMAHLNDGMPTSYLAEADATGKVYVLGQDQAAIERIQKVEGFQTAYKLTPKNLKNLDREILAMTNHHVEYARADIPEDLVYALVRAFYENSKELGNYHPLAKNIDVKHALDGAFKGIAVHPGAARYYKEAGVWRDDLTVGQAKKK, from the coding sequence ATGGTGAAATCTTCGATCCAGAGAATGATGTTCGTCGCGGCTCTGGGTGCCGTGGGGACGATGGCCGCGGTTTCCGGAGCAGCGGCGGCTGACGACTGGAAGGCCGTGAAGGGCGACGTCCGTTGGGCGTCGGCCAGCATGGGATCGACGACTCAGGTTCTGCTGAGCGGCGTCGAGGCCGTCCTGAAGGGCGTTCTGCCGAACGTCAGGATGTCGGTCCTGACTACGTCGGGATCGGTGGAGAACCCGCGGCTGCTCGAGGCCGGGGAGACGGAGCTCGCCGGTGTCAATTCCGACAGCGCCTGGCAGGCCTCCACGGGGATGAAGCCCTACGGCAAACCCATCGAAATGCAGATGGTGCTGACCGCCTACGGCAACACGGTGATCTTCCTCACCCGGCCGGACAGCGGCATCAAGAAGATGGAAGACCTTGCCGGTCACCCGGTTTCGGTCGGTCCGTCCGGCAGCGGCGGCTACAAGCTCGCTTATTCCGTGCTCGCCCACGGCTACGATCTTTGGGGCAAGATCAAACCCTACTACATCGCTTACAACGACCAGATTTCGGCGCTGCGCGACGGCACCATCGATGCCATGATGGCCCATTTGAACGACGGCATGCCGACGTCGTACCTCGCCGAAGCCGATGCCACCGGAAAGGTGTATGTTTTGGGCCAGGACCAGGCTGCTATCGAGCGCATTCAGAAGGTCGAAGGGTTCCAGACAGCCTACAAGCTGACCCCAAAGAACTTGAAGAATCTCGACCGCGAAATCCTGGCCATGACCAACCACCACGTCGAATATGCGCGCGCGGACATCCCCGAGGATCTCGTCTACGCCCTGGTGCGGGCCTTCTACGAGAACTCCAAGGAACTCGGCAATTATCATCCGCTGGCCAAGAACATTGATGTGAAGCACGCCCTCGACGGCGCCTTCAAGGGCATTGCCGTCCATCCGGGCGCAGCCCGCTATTACAAGGAAGCCGGCGTCTGGCGCGATGATTTGACCGTCGGGCAGGCGAAGAAAAAGTAA
- a CDS encoding mandelate racemase/muconate lactonizing enzyme family protein, producing the protein MRITAIETLLLGGFPNMCWVRVETDAGITGWGETKNGAGAVSAHIHDGLAPTLLGDDPMAIDRLSRFMLYPYCGYKSTGAEIRAASAVDLALWDIRGKALNVPVYELLGGKTRERVRTYNTCAGHGYVSKGAYSPVKSWSEGAPVDGRDFEDLDAFLHRADELAESLLAMGFSGMKIWPFDQFAGESGGAYISAADLKKALQPFEKIRKRVGDKIDIHVEMHSMWRLPAAITIAKALEPYNPIWIEDPISMANLDAVAEFKRHTDIWVAASETLSTRWGFRDALEKNATSLAIFDIIWSGGLTEGKKIATLAETYEIPVAPHNCGGPLTMAASVHMSLNATNTLVQEMVRAFYFGWHQEVAENLPRFENGYLYAPDGPGLGTRLKADILDRPDAVRRRTAL; encoded by the coding sequence GTGAGGATCACCGCCATCGAAACGCTGCTACTGGGCGGCTTTCCCAACATGTGCTGGGTGCGCGTCGAAACCGATGCGGGAATCACGGGGTGGGGCGAGACGAAGAACGGCGCCGGTGCCGTCAGCGCCCATATCCACGACGGGCTGGCGCCGACGCTGCTGGGCGATGACCCGATGGCCATCGACCGGTTGTCGCGGTTCATGCTCTATCCCTATTGCGGCTACAAGTCGACCGGAGCGGAAATTCGCGCGGCCTCGGCGGTTGATCTGGCGCTGTGGGATATCCGGGGCAAGGCCCTGAACGTCCCGGTCTACGAGCTGCTAGGCGGCAAGACGCGGGAGCGGGTCCGTACCTACAACACCTGCGCCGGCCACGGCTATGTCAGCAAGGGTGCCTACTCGCCGGTCAAGAGCTGGAGCGAAGGTGCGCCCGTCGACGGGCGCGACTTCGAGGACCTTGACGCCTTTCTCCATCGCGCTGACGAGTTGGCGGAAAGCCTTCTCGCGATGGGCTTCTCGGGAATGAAGATCTGGCCGTTCGACCAGTTCGCCGGGGAGAGCGGAGGCGCCTACATCTCGGCCGCCGACCTTAAGAAGGCGTTGCAGCCGTTCGAGAAAATCCGCAAGAGGGTCGGCGACAAGATCGACATTCACGTCGAGATGCATTCCATGTGGCGGCTGCCGGCCGCCATCACCATCGCCAAGGCCCTCGAACCCTACAATCCGATCTGGATTGAGGACCCCATCAGCATGGCCAACCTCGATGCCGTCGCCGAGTTCAAGCGGCACACCGACATTTGGGTCGCCGCCAGCGAGACATTGAGCACGCGTTGGGGCTTTCGCGACGCACTTGAAAAGAACGCCACCAGCCTCGCCATCTTCGACATCATCTGGTCAGGCGGCCTGACCGAGGGCAAGAAAATCGCCACGCTGGCCGAGACCTATGAAATTCCAGTGGCGCCCCACAATTGCGGCGGCCCGCTGACCATGGCGGCCTCCGTGCACATGAGCCTCAATGCGACGAACACCCTGGTTCAGGAGATGGTCCGGGCATTCTATTTCGGTTGGCACCAGGAGGTGGCCGAAAACCTGCCGCGGTTCGAAAACGGCTATCTTTACGCCCCCGATGGCCCCGGCCTCGGTACTCGGCTCAAGGCAGACATTCTCGATCGTCCAGACGCGGTGAGGCGGCGGACTGCGCTCTGA
- a CDS encoding FadR/GntR family transcriptional regulator, protein MMFPPVNKRSSIGKHIVDSLHQTILSGGIKRGEKLPGQRELAQQFGASLTSVREAISVLAATGVISVTPGRGTIVCGIGDAEPSFDGWLGVASDDAEMNDFLEVRELLETHIVRKIARDSKAKDFGAITEALKRLQRKRKNPKAYLVEDLAFHRLLASYSGNKILEKLLLAIQTPMRSQISHSITRTMKKAGDLDTSWVLHRDVVDALVAGNADDAAKAIRAMVNRARLYHGAQEESAASGDTAVSEPGLKGRSRHPSRRASPRKGN, encoded by the coding sequence ATGATGTTCCCGCCCGTGAATAAGCGATCGTCGATCGGCAAGCATATCGTCGATTCGCTCCACCAAACCATCCTCTCCGGCGGCATCAAGCGCGGCGAGAAACTGCCGGGGCAACGAGAACTCGCCCAGCAGTTCGGGGCCAGCCTAACCTCGGTCCGCGAGGCGATCAGCGTTCTTGCCGCGACCGGCGTCATCAGCGTGACCCCTGGGCGCGGCACTATCGTTTGCGGCATCGGCGACGCCGAACCGTCCTTCGACGGGTGGCTGGGCGTCGCCAGTGATGACGCCGAGATGAACGACTTCCTGGAGGTTCGGGAGCTTCTGGAAACCCACATCGTGCGGAAAATCGCCCGCGACTCGAAGGCCAAGGATTTCGGCGCCATCACCGAGGCGTTGAAAAGGCTCCAGCGCAAGCGCAAGAACCCGAAGGCATATCTCGTCGAGGACCTAGCCTTCCACCGCCTGCTGGCCAGCTATTCCGGCAACAAGATCCTGGAGAAGCTTCTTCTCGCCATCCAGACGCCGATGAGAAGCCAGATTTCCCATTCGATTACTCGGACGATGAAAAAGGCCGGCGATCTCGACACCAGTTGGGTGCTGCACCGTGACGTCGTCGATGCGCTGGTGGCGGGAAACGCCGACGACGCCGCCAAGGCCATCCGCGCCATGGTCAACCGGGCGCGGCTCTATCACGGCGCGCAGGAGGAGTCGGCGGCATCGGGCGACACTGCGGTATCGGAGCCCGGCCTGAAAGGGCGGTCTCGCCATCCGAGCCGGCGCGCCAGCCCCCGAAAGGGGAACTGA
- a CDS encoding RidA family protein, with protein MSGMIDARLKQLEISLPEAAVPVANYLPWVVAGNLVFVAGQLPLVNGAPRYVGRVGRDFTVEDGAAAARLCGINLLAQLRAACNGSLDTVRRVVKLGGFVNCADDFTRIPQVVNGASDLMVELFGEHGRHARFAVGAPSLPLGAAVEIDGIFEVA; from the coding sequence ATGTCCGGGATGATCGATGCCCGCCTGAAACAGTTGGAAATCAGCCTACCGGAAGCCGCCGTGCCGGTGGCCAACTATCTTCCCTGGGTGGTTGCCGGCAACCTCGTCTTCGTGGCCGGACAGCTCCCGCTGGTCAACGGTGCCCCCCGCTACGTCGGCAGGGTCGGCCGGGACTTCACAGTCGAGGACGGAGCCGCCGCGGCAAGGCTCTGCGGCATCAACCTGCTTGCCCAGCTGCGGGCCGCTTGCAACGGCAGCCTCGATACCGTCCGCCGGGTGGTCAAGCTGGGCGGCTTCGTCAATTGCGCCGACGATTTCACTCGCATCCCGCAGGTCGTCAACGGCGCCTCGGATCTCATGGTCGAACTGTTTGGCGAGCACGGGCGTCATGCCCGCTTCGCCGTCGGCGCCCCGTCACTTCCTCTAGGCGCCGCGGTTGAGATCGATGGGATTTTCGAAGTCGCCTGA